The following coding sequences are from one Sphingobium sp. Cam5-1 window:
- the prmC gene encoding peptide chain release factor N(5)-glutamine methyltransferase → MSIAQALRDAATRLQNVSDTARLDAELLLAHALGITRNELLLRQQDLTVPSGFDALIDRRIKGEPIAYITGVRDFWTISLRVTPDVLIPRPDTETLIEAAIDHFQGRAPARILDLGTGSGALLLAALDHWPQATGIGVDSSAPALAVARTNAEHLGLAGRASFQRGDWAEGMVERFDLILANPPYIESDAELAGDVLHEPSSALFAGADGLDDYRRIAPMIARLLAKGGVAAIEIGHDQRESVSALLHDQGLGVVTRKDMAGHDRCLVATPSPQL, encoded by the coding sequence GTGAGCATTGCCCAGGCGCTTCGCGATGCGGCTACCCGGCTTCAAAATGTCAGCGATACAGCGCGTCTCGACGCGGAACTGCTCCTCGCCCACGCGCTGGGCATCACCCGCAACGAGTTGCTGCTTCGCCAGCAAGACCTCACGGTGCCTTCCGGCTTTGACGCGCTGATCGATCGACGGATTAAAGGCGAACCCATCGCCTACATCACCGGCGTGCGTGATTTCTGGACGATCAGCCTGCGGGTGACGCCCGATGTCCTGATCCCGCGTCCGGACACGGAAACGTTGATCGAGGCTGCGATTGATCATTTCCAGGGGCGCGCACCGGCACGAATCCTGGACCTTGGCACCGGATCGGGCGCGCTGCTGCTCGCGGCCTTGGATCATTGGCCGCAGGCGACGGGCATCGGTGTAGACAGCTCCGCCCCCGCCCTCGCGGTTGCCCGAACCAATGCCGAACATCTGGGGCTTGCCGGGCGCGCATCCTTTCAGCGGGGCGATTGGGCGGAGGGAATGGTGGAACGGTTCGACCTCATCCTGGCTAACCCGCCCTATATTGAAAGCGATGCCGAGCTTGCGGGCGATGTGTTGCATGAACCTTCAAGCGCCCTCTTTGCCGGTGCCGACGGGCTGGACGATTATCGGCGTATCGCGCCCATGATCGCGCGACTGTTGGCAAAGGGCGGCGTAGCGGCCATCGAGATCGGCCATGATCAGCGAGAAAGCGTCTCCGCCCTGCTTCATGATCAGGGACTTGGCGTGGTCACGCGCAAAGACATGGCGGGACATGACCGTTGCCTGGTCGCTACTCCTTCTCCACAGCTTTGA
- the prfA gene encoding peptide chain release factor 1 codes for MQISAERIAQIEARRDEVQASMTRADLAPEEFVRLSKEYAEIEPVARAAHEVRRLRQELQALEYMAGGDGAEADAAMREMAQEEMQLIKSQLPCAERALALQLLPRDAADARPAMLEIRAGTGGDEAALFAGDLFRMYQRYADAQGWKMEMISANAAEVGGFKEVVASITGIGVFAKLKFESGVHRVQRVPVTESGGRIHTSAATVAVLPEPEEVDVQIADSDLKIDIYRASGAGGQHVNTTDSAVRITHLPSGIVVTQQDERSQHKNKAKAMQVLRARLYEAERERTQSEQAGARKAMVGSGDRSERIRTYNFPQGRVTDHRINLTLHRLPEILEGPGLAEIIDALIAEDEAARLAQLDGIG; via the coding sequence ATGCAAATTTCCGCCGAACGCATCGCGCAGATCGAAGCGCGCCGGGACGAGGTGCAGGCGTCGATGACGCGCGCGGACCTCGCGCCCGAGGAGTTCGTGCGGCTGTCCAAGGAATATGCGGAGATCGAGCCGGTAGCCCGCGCCGCGCATGAGGTGCGGCGGCTTCGGCAGGAGCTTCAGGCGCTCGAATATATGGCGGGCGGCGATGGTGCCGAGGCGGATGCCGCGATGCGCGAGATGGCGCAGGAGGAAATGCAGCTGATCAAGAGTCAGCTGCCGTGCGCCGAACGGGCGCTCGCCCTGCAACTGCTGCCCCGCGACGCGGCCGATGCGCGTCCGGCCATGCTGGAAATCCGCGCTGGAACGGGTGGGGACGAGGCCGCGCTCTTCGCCGGTGACCTTTTCCGCATGTATCAGCGCTACGCCGATGCACAGGGTTGGAAGATGGAGATGATCTCCGCCAATGCCGCCGAAGTCGGCGGCTTCAAGGAAGTCGTTGCCAGCATCACCGGCATCGGCGTCTTTGCCAAGCTCAAGTTCGAAAGCGGCGTCCATCGCGTGCAGCGCGTGCCTGTCACCGAAAGCGGCGGGCGTATCCATACCTCTGCCGCGACCGTCGCGGTTCTGCCGGAACCGGAAGAGGTTGATGTGCAGATTGCCGACAGCGACCTCAAGATCGACATCTACCGGGCATCGGGCGCAGGCGGGCAGCATGTGAACACGACCGACAGCGCCGTCCGGATCACGCACTTGCCGAGCGGCATCGTGGTGACGCAGCAGGACGAACGATCGCAGCACAAGAACAAGGCCAAGGCCATGCAGGTTCTCCGCGCCCGGCTTTATGAAGCGGAAAGGGAACGCACGCAAAGCGAGCAGGCGGGCGCGCGCAAGGCGATGGTCGGGTCGGGCGACAGGTCTGAACGCATTCGCACCTATAATTTCCCGCAGGGCCGCGTGACGGATCACCGCATCAACCTGACCTTGCACCGGCTGCCTGAAATACTGGAAGGGCCGGGGCTCGCTGAAATCATCGACGCGTTGATCGCCGAGGATGAGGCCGCGCGCCTCGCCCAGCTGGACGGCATCGGGTGA